One window of the Chelonoidis abingdonii isolate Lonesome George chromosome 3, CheloAbing_2.0, whole genome shotgun sequence genome contains the following:
- the APMAP gene encoding adipocyte plasma membrane-associated protein isoform X1 — translation MNEAEGLRQRRAVRPQVITEDTPAQEAKDGSTYSSKVFRVTFMILAVSLIIPLLGAIVLLECPIDPQPLSFKEPPLLTGVLEPNIKLRQAERMFENQLIGPESIANIGDVLFTGTADGKILKIEDGEIKTLARLGHGPCRTREDEPTCGRPLGIRVGPANTLFVADAYHGIYEIDTVTGDVKMLLSTSEPVEGHKLSFVNDLTLTRDGRKIFFTDSSSKWQRRDYSFLVMEGTDDGRLLEYDTVTKEVKVLMVGLRFPNGVQLSPAEDFVLVAETTLARIRRYYVSGLMKGGADMFVENMPGFPDNIRLSSSGGYWVAMSAVRPNPGFSLVDFISEKPWIKRIIFKLLSQETVIKFVPKYSLVVELSETGSYKRSFHDPNGMVVTYVSEAHEHNGYLYLGSFRSPFICRLNLEHV, via the exons ATGAATGAGGCTGAGGGCCTGCGGCAGCGCCGCGCCGTGCGACCCCAGGTCATCACGGAGGACACCCCGGCCCAGGAGGCCAAGGATGGCAG TACTTACAGCAGTAAGGTGTTCCGTGTGACCTTCATGATTTTGGCTGTCTCTTTAATTATTCCCTTGCTTGGAGCAATAGTTCTCCTGGAATGTCCAATAGACCCTCAACCTCTAAG CTTCAAAGAACCTCCCCTCCTGACTGGTGTGTTAGAGCCAAATATTAAGTTGCGACAGGCAGAGAGGATGTTTGAAAACCAACTTATTGGACCCGAATCCATTGCCAATATTGGTG ATGTGCTGTTTACTGGCACAGCTGATGGCAAGATTCTAAAAATTGAAGATGGGGAAATAAAAACATTAGCCAGACTTGGCCATGGTCCATGCA GAACCAGGGAAGATGAGCCCACCTGCGGGAGACCCCTTGGCATCAGAGTTGGGCCAGCTAATACCCTGTTTGTGGCAGATGCGTATCATGGAATATATGAAATTGATACTGTCACAG GTGACGTGAAAATGCTATTATCAACCAGTGAACCAGTTGAGGGTCACAAATTGTCCTTTGTGAATGACCTCACATTGACTCGGGATGGAAGGAAAATCTTCTTCACAGACTCCAGCAGTAAATGGCAAAGGAGGGATTATTCATTCTTGGTTATGGAAGGCACAGATGATGGACG CCTGCTTGAATATGACACTGTGACAAAAGAAGTGAAAGTCTTAATGGTAGGACTGAGGTTTCCGAATGGAgtccagctctctcctgctgaagatTTTGTTTTGGTAGCAGAAACGACCTTAGCTAGAATAAGGAG ATACTATGTCTCTGGATTAATGAAAGGTGGAGCAGATATGTTTGTAGAAAATATGCCCGGCTTTCCAGATAATATCCGGTTAAGCAGCTCTGGGGGATACTGGGTAGCCATGTCAGCTGTTCGACCCAATCCTGGATTTTCTTTAGTGGATTTTATATCTGAAAAACCATGGATTAAAAGAATAATATTTAAG ttgcTAAGTCAAGAAACTGTGATTAAGTTTGTGCCCAAGTATAGCCTTGTCGTTGAACTTAGCGAAACTGGATCCTACAAAAGAAGCTTTCATGATCCCAATGGAATGGTGGTAACTTATGTTAGTGAGGCACATGAACACAATGGATATCTTTACCTGGGCTCCTTCAGGTCTCCATTTATTTGCAGACTTAACCTTGAGCATGTTTAA
- the APMAP gene encoding adipocyte plasma membrane-associated protein isoform X2, translating into MILAVSLIIPLLGAIVLLECPIDPQPLSFKEPPLLTGVLEPNIKLRQAERMFENQLIGPESIANIGDVLFTGTADGKILKIEDGEIKTLARLGHGPCRTREDEPTCGRPLGIRVGPANTLFVADAYHGIYEIDTVTGDVKMLLSTSEPVEGHKLSFVNDLTLTRDGRKIFFTDSSSKWQRRDYSFLVMEGTDDGRLLEYDTVTKEVKVLMVGLRFPNGVQLSPAEDFVLVAETTLARIRRYYVSGLMKGGADMFVENMPGFPDNIRLSSSGGYWVAMSAVRPNPGFSLVDFISEKPWIKRIIFKLLSQETVIKFVPKYSLVVELSETGSYKRSFHDPNGMVVTYVSEAHEHNGYLYLGSFRSPFICRLNLEHV; encoded by the exons ATGATTTTGGCTGTCTCTTTAATTATTCCCTTGCTTGGAGCAATAGTTCTCCTGGAATGTCCAATAGACCCTCAACCTCTAAG CTTCAAAGAACCTCCCCTCCTGACTGGTGTGTTAGAGCCAAATATTAAGTTGCGACAGGCAGAGAGGATGTTTGAAAACCAACTTATTGGACCCGAATCCATTGCCAATATTGGTG ATGTGCTGTTTACTGGCACAGCTGATGGCAAGATTCTAAAAATTGAAGATGGGGAAATAAAAACATTAGCCAGACTTGGCCATGGTCCATGCA GAACCAGGGAAGATGAGCCCACCTGCGGGAGACCCCTTGGCATCAGAGTTGGGCCAGCTAATACCCTGTTTGTGGCAGATGCGTATCATGGAATATATGAAATTGATACTGTCACAG GTGACGTGAAAATGCTATTATCAACCAGTGAACCAGTTGAGGGTCACAAATTGTCCTTTGTGAATGACCTCACATTGACTCGGGATGGAAGGAAAATCTTCTTCACAGACTCCAGCAGTAAATGGCAAAGGAGGGATTATTCATTCTTGGTTATGGAAGGCACAGATGATGGACG CCTGCTTGAATATGACACTGTGACAAAAGAAGTGAAAGTCTTAATGGTAGGACTGAGGTTTCCGAATGGAgtccagctctctcctgctgaagatTTTGTTTTGGTAGCAGAAACGACCTTAGCTAGAATAAGGAG ATACTATGTCTCTGGATTAATGAAAGGTGGAGCAGATATGTTTGTAGAAAATATGCCCGGCTTTCCAGATAATATCCGGTTAAGCAGCTCTGGGGGATACTGGGTAGCCATGTCAGCTGTTCGACCCAATCCTGGATTTTCTTTAGTGGATTTTATATCTGAAAAACCATGGATTAAAAGAATAATATTTAAG ttgcTAAGTCAAGAAACTGTGATTAAGTTTGTGCCCAAGTATAGCCTTGTCGTTGAACTTAGCGAAACTGGATCCTACAAAAGAAGCTTTCATGATCCCAATGGAATGGTGGTAACTTATGTTAGTGAGGCACATGAACACAATGGATATCTTTACCTGGGCTCCTTCAGGTCTCCATTTATTTGCAGACTTAACCTTGAGCATGTTTAA
- the APMAP gene encoding adipocyte plasma membrane-associated protein isoform X3, which translates to MLQSLFIFKEPPLLTGVLEPNIKLRQAERMFENQLIGPESIANIGDVLFTGTADGKILKIEDGEIKTLARLGHGPCRTREDEPTCGRPLGIRVGPANTLFVADAYHGIYEIDTVTGDVKMLLSTSEPVEGHKLSFVNDLTLTRDGRKIFFTDSSSKWQRRDYSFLVMEGTDDGRLLEYDTVTKEVKVLMVGLRFPNGVQLSPAEDFVLVAETTLARIRRYYVSGLMKGGADMFVENMPGFPDNIRLSSSGGYWVAMSAVRPNPGFSLVDFISEKPWIKRIIFKLLSQETVIKFVPKYSLVVELSETGSYKRSFHDPNGMVVTYVSEAHEHNGYLYLGSFRSPFICRLNLEHV; encoded by the exons ATGCTTCAAAGCTTATTCAT CTTCAAAGAACCTCCCCTCCTGACTGGTGTGTTAGAGCCAAATATTAAGTTGCGACAGGCAGAGAGGATGTTTGAAAACCAACTTATTGGACCCGAATCCATTGCCAATATTGGTG ATGTGCTGTTTACTGGCACAGCTGATGGCAAGATTCTAAAAATTGAAGATGGGGAAATAAAAACATTAGCCAGACTTGGCCATGGTCCATGCA GAACCAGGGAAGATGAGCCCACCTGCGGGAGACCCCTTGGCATCAGAGTTGGGCCAGCTAATACCCTGTTTGTGGCAGATGCGTATCATGGAATATATGAAATTGATACTGTCACAG GTGACGTGAAAATGCTATTATCAACCAGTGAACCAGTTGAGGGTCACAAATTGTCCTTTGTGAATGACCTCACATTGACTCGGGATGGAAGGAAAATCTTCTTCACAGACTCCAGCAGTAAATGGCAAAGGAGGGATTATTCATTCTTGGTTATGGAAGGCACAGATGATGGACG CCTGCTTGAATATGACACTGTGACAAAAGAAGTGAAAGTCTTAATGGTAGGACTGAGGTTTCCGAATGGAgtccagctctctcctgctgaagatTTTGTTTTGGTAGCAGAAACGACCTTAGCTAGAATAAGGAG ATACTATGTCTCTGGATTAATGAAAGGTGGAGCAGATATGTTTGTAGAAAATATGCCCGGCTTTCCAGATAATATCCGGTTAAGCAGCTCTGGGGGATACTGGGTAGCCATGTCAGCTGTTCGACCCAATCCTGGATTTTCTTTAGTGGATTTTATATCTGAAAAACCATGGATTAAAAGAATAATATTTAAG ttgcTAAGTCAAGAAACTGTGATTAAGTTTGTGCCCAAGTATAGCCTTGTCGTTGAACTTAGCGAAACTGGATCCTACAAAAGAAGCTTTCATGATCCCAATGGAATGGTGGTAACTTATGTTAGTGAGGCACATGAACACAATGGATATCTTTACCTGGGCTCCTTCAGGTCTCCATTTATTTGCAGACTTAACCTTGAGCATGTTTAA